The Oncorhynchus masou masou isolate Uvic2021 chromosome 31, UVic_Omas_1.1, whole genome shotgun sequence genome includes a region encoding these proteins:
- the LOC135524538 gene encoding twinfilin-1-like has translation MSHQTGIQAGNDVKDIFASARCGDQYRLLKIVIEDEQLALGETRQASKTWDQEYDSLVLPLLQDDLPSYILYRLDSSNNQGYEWIFMAWSPDHSPVRHKMLYAATRATLKKEFGGGLIKDELFGTTKEDVSLSGYKKYLVTKAAPLPLTAAEEELRQIKLSEVQTDISVDTKQQTLQGVAFPMHGDAFEALKRFRDKQVNYVQLEIDFAKELIRLSNTEPTEVKDLPKRIPTESARYHFFRYNHSHEGDYLESTVFIYSMPGYKCSIKERMLYSSCKNPLVDMVENNMQIDILKKLEIESGEELTGEFLYEEVHPKQHAHKQAFAKPKGPAGKKGGRRITRPPGDGEEDD, from the exons CTGGTAACGACGTGAAGGACATCTTTGCCAGTGCGAGGTGTGGAGACCAATATCGACTCTTAAAGATTGTGATTGAGGATG AGCAGCTAGCTTTGGGCGAGACCAGGCAAGCATCAAAGACATGGGACCAAGAGTATGACTCGTTAGTCCTGCCTCTACTACAGGACGACCTGCCATCTTATATCCTGTACCGACTGGACTCCTCCAACAACCAGGGCTATGAGTGGATCTTCATGGCCTGGTCACCTGACCACTCTCCT GTGCGACATAAGATGTTATACGCTGCTACCAGGGCCACACTAAAGAAGGAATTTGGTGGGGGGCTTATCAAAGATGAGCTCTTTGGCACTACAAAG GAGGATGTGTCTCTGAGTGGCTACAAGAAGTACCTGGTGACCAAGGCCGCACCACTACCACTCACTGCTGCTGAGGAGGAACTGAGACAGATCAAACTCAGTgag GTGCAGACTGACATCAGTGTAGACACCAAGCAGCAGACACTGCAGGGGGTGGCGTTCCCCATGCATGGAGACGCGTTCGAGGCGCTCAAACGATTCAGAGATAAGCAAGTCAACTACGTACAACTT GAAATAGACTTTGCCAAAGAACTCATTAGGTTGTCTAACACTGAACCAACCGAGGTGAAAGACCTGCCCAAGAGGATCCCCACAGAGTCTGCTCGCTATCACTTCTTCCGCTACAATCATTCCCACGAGGGAGACTACCTGGAGTCCACAG TGTTCATTTATTCCATGCCGGGGTATAAGTGCAGCATCAAAGAGAGGATGCTCTATTCCAGTTGCAAAAATCCCCTGGTGGACATGGTGGAGAACAACATGCAAATTGACATTTTGAAGAAG CTCGAGATTGAAAGTGGGGAAGAGCTGACTGGTGAATTCCTGTATGAGGAAGTCCATCCCAAGCAGCACGCACACAAGCAGGCCTTTGCCAAGCCCAAGGGCCCCGCTGGGAAGAAGGGAGGACGCCGCATCACCAGACCGCccggagatggagaagaggatgaCTAA